A window of the Helianthus annuus cultivar XRQ/B chromosome 4, HanXRQr2.0-SUNRISE, whole genome shotgun sequence genome harbors these coding sequences:
- the LOC110912566 gene encoding WAT1-related protein At5g40240 isoform X3 encodes MGVEERGKVIYKDVLPFAGMVMVELMLVGGNTLFKSAASLQGINSYVFTFYVFLIGFIFLLPCLFILHRRTSIPPIKISIIGKIFMLSVLMMEKVHLRSYTSLAKILGTLLSISGAIIATVYSGQMLLSTSMNKDWIIGGILLAGQYFLLSFALVAQAKILVEYSVELILVFVLGISGLVVAGLAALIMAHDLEAWKLRPDVVLATILYMGFSSGFFNVVVQIWVLRLKGPVYVAMFKPLTIIIAVLMGVLLLGDSLYLGSVLGGSIITIGFYGVVWGKAKEDFEGAFSTQTTSTPLLEPHDALEQGETFGDPTLYRSLVGALQYLTIIRPDIAYAVNQVSQFLQNPTTDHFQHVKRILRYVKGTIDFGITFRRATSSNILGYSVADWARCIETHRSTYGYSILLGGNLVSWSAKKQPSVARSSCESEYRAMTNTAAEIVWVTHLLRELHALPPDRPTILCDNQSAIFLSHNPIAHKRAKHIDID; translated from the exons atgggtGTTGAAGAGAGAGGGAAAGTGATCTATAAAGATGTACTGCCATTTGCAGGGATGGTGATGGTGGAGTTGATGCTAGTAGGTGGCAACACACTCTTTAAATCGGCAGCAAGTCTTCAAGGGATAAACTCTTATGTTTTCACCTTTTATGTCTTCCTTATTGGCTTCATCTTCCTCTTACCATGCCTCTTTATCCTACACAG AAGAACAAGCATCCCACCCATCAAGATCTCCATCATTGGGAAAATATTTATGCTTAGTGTGCTCAT GATGGAAAAGGTACATTTGCGAAGCTATACGAGCTTGGCGAAAATTTTAGGAACACTGCTGTCGATATCAGGAGCGATTATAGCAACTGTTTATAGCGGTCAAATGCTTTTATCGACCTCAATGAACAAGGATTGGATTATTGGTGGCATTTTACTTGCAGGTCAATATTTTCTACTCTCCTTCGCCCTAGTTGCTCAG GCAAAGATATTGGTAGAGTATTCTGTAGAATTGATCCTAGTGTTTGTGTTGGGCATAAGTGGATTGGTTGTAGCTGGACTTGCTGCCTTAATCATGGCACATGATTTAGAAGCTTGGAAGCTAAGGCCTGATGTTGTTTTGGCCACTATACTATACATG GGGTTTTCTTCTGGATTCTTTAATGTCGTGGTACAAATTTGGGTGTTGCGATTGAAAGGTCCGGTATATGTAGCCATGTTCAAACCGTTAACAATTATTATAGCGGTGCTTATGGGTGTCTTGCTTCTTGGTGATTCACTATATCTTGGAAG TGTATTGGGTGGAAGCATAATAACAATAGGATTTTATGGGGTGGTTTGGGGGAAAGCCAAAGAGGATTTCGAAGGTGCCTTCTCCACTCAAACAACATCCACACCTCTGCTCGAACCACATGATGCTTTGGAACAAG GTGAAACATTCGGAGATCCCACCTTATACAGGTCATTGGTTGGAGCTCTCCAATACCTAACTATCATTCGTCCCGATATCGCCTATGCCGTAAATCAAGTAAGTCAGTTTCTACAGAACCCCACAACTGATCACTTTCAGCATGTCAAACGCATACTCAGATATGTTAAAGGTACCATTGATTTTGGGATCACCTTTCGCCGCGCAACTTCATCCAACATTCTTGGCTATTCAGTTGCTGATTGGGCCCGTTGTATTGAAACACACCGATCAACTTATGGATATTCCATCTTACTTGGAGGCAATCTTGTTTCATGGAGTGCCAAGAAACAACCAAGTGTAGCACGCTCTAGTTGTGAATCTGAGTATCGCGCTATGACAAATACCGCTGCAGAAATTGTTTGGGTTACTCACCTTCTCAGGGAACTGCATGCCCTTCCACCTGATCGTCCCACCATACTTTGTGACAATCAAAGTGCCATATTTTTAAGTCATAATCCCATTGCTCATAAACGTGCTAAACATATAGACATAGATTAG
- the LOC110912566 gene encoding WAT1-related protein At4g15540 isoform X1 — protein MGVEERGKVIYKDVLPFAGMVMVELMLVGGNTLFKSAASLQGINSYVFTFYVFLIGFIFLLPCLFILHRRTSIPPIKISIIGKIFMLSVLMYLSQIFGYVGLKYASPTLSSIMSNLSPAFTFVLAFFFRMEKVHLRSYTSLAKILGTLLSISGAIIATVYSGQMLLSTSMNKDWIIGGILLAGQYFLLSFALVAQAKILVEYSVELILVFVLGISGLVVAGLAALIMAHDLEAWKLRPDVVLATILYMGFSSGFFNVVVQIWVLRLKGPVYVAMFKPLTIIIAVLMGVLLLGDSLYLGSVLGGSIITIGFYGVVWGKAKEDFEGAFSTQTTSTPLLEPHDALEQGETFGDPTLYRSLVGALQYLTIIRPDIAYAVNQVSQFLQNPTTDHFQHVKRILRYVKGTIDFGITFRRATSSNILGYSVADWARCIETHRSTYGYSILLGGNLVSWSAKKQPSVARSSCESEYRAMTNTAAEIVWVTHLLRELHALPPDRPTILCDNQSAIFLSHNPIAHKRAKHIDID, from the exons atgggtGTTGAAGAGAGAGGGAAAGTGATCTATAAAGATGTACTGCCATTTGCAGGGATGGTGATGGTGGAGTTGATGCTAGTAGGTGGCAACACACTCTTTAAATCGGCAGCAAGTCTTCAAGGGATAAACTCTTATGTTTTCACCTTTTATGTCTTCCTTATTGGCTTCATCTTCCTCTTACCATGCCTCTTTATCCTACACAG AAGAACAAGCATCCCACCCATCAAGATCTCCATCATTGGGAAAATATTTATGCTTAGTGTGCTCAT GTACTTGTCACAAATATTTGGATATGTTGGTCTCAAGTATGCTTCTCCAACTCTATCATCGATCATGAGCAACCTATCACCTGCTTTTACCTTTGTGCTTGCATTCTTTTTCAG GATGGAAAAGGTACATTTGCGAAGCTATACGAGCTTGGCGAAAATTTTAGGAACACTGCTGTCGATATCAGGAGCGATTATAGCAACTGTTTATAGCGGTCAAATGCTTTTATCGACCTCAATGAACAAGGATTGGATTATTGGTGGCATTTTACTTGCAGGTCAATATTTTCTACTCTCCTTCGCCCTAGTTGCTCAG GCAAAGATATTGGTAGAGTATTCTGTAGAATTGATCCTAGTGTTTGTGTTGGGCATAAGTGGATTGGTTGTAGCTGGACTTGCTGCCTTAATCATGGCACATGATTTAGAAGCTTGGAAGCTAAGGCCTGATGTTGTTTTGGCCACTATACTATACATG GGGTTTTCTTCTGGATTCTTTAATGTCGTGGTACAAATTTGGGTGTTGCGATTGAAAGGTCCGGTATATGTAGCCATGTTCAAACCGTTAACAATTATTATAGCGGTGCTTATGGGTGTCTTGCTTCTTGGTGATTCACTATATCTTGGAAG TGTATTGGGTGGAAGCATAATAACAATAGGATTTTATGGGGTGGTTTGGGGGAAAGCCAAAGAGGATTTCGAAGGTGCCTTCTCCACTCAAACAACATCCACACCTCTGCTCGAACCACATGATGCTTTGGAACAAG GTGAAACATTCGGAGATCCCACCTTATACAGGTCATTGGTTGGAGCTCTCCAATACCTAACTATCATTCGTCCCGATATCGCCTATGCCGTAAATCAAGTAAGTCAGTTTCTACAGAACCCCACAACTGATCACTTTCAGCATGTCAAACGCATACTCAGATATGTTAAAGGTACCATTGATTTTGGGATCACCTTTCGCCGCGCAACTTCATCCAACATTCTTGGCTATTCAGTTGCTGATTGGGCCCGTTGTATTGAAACACACCGATCAACTTATGGATATTCCATCTTACTTGGAGGCAATCTTGTTTCATGGAGTGCCAAGAAACAACCAAGTGTAGCACGCTCTAGTTGTGAATCTGAGTATCGCGCTATGACAAATACCGCTGCAGAAATTGTTTGGGTTACTCACCTTCTCAGGGAACTGCATGCCCTTCCACCTGATCGTCCCACCATACTTTGTGACAATCAAAGTGCCATATTTTTAAGTCATAATCCCATTGCTCATAAACGTGCTAAACATATAGACATAGATTAG
- the LOC110912566 gene encoding WAT1-related protein At5g40210 isoform X7, translated as MGVEERGKVIYKDVLPFAGMVMVELMLVGGNTLFKSAASLQGINSYVFTFYVFLIGFIFLLPCLFILHRRTSIPPIKISIIGKIFMLSVLMSIFSTLLRPSCSGESVLLQPLQAKILVEYSVELILVFVLGISGLVVAGLAALIMAHDLEAWKLRPDVVLATILYMGFSSGFFNVVVQIWVLRLKGPVYVAMFKPLTIIIAVLMGVLLLGDSLYLGSVLGGSIITIGFYGVVWGKAKEDFEGAFSTQTTSTPLLEPHDALEQGETFGDPTLYRSLVGALQYLTIIRPDIAYAVNQVSQFLQNPTTDHFQHVKRILRYVKGTIDFGITFRRATSSNILGYSVADWARCIETHRSTYGYSILLGGNLVSWSAKKQPSVARSSCESEYRAMTNTAAEIVWVTHLLRELHALPPDRPTILCDNQSAIFLSHNPIAHKRAKHIDID; from the exons atgggtGTTGAAGAGAGAGGGAAAGTGATCTATAAAGATGTACTGCCATTTGCAGGGATGGTGATGGTGGAGTTGATGCTAGTAGGTGGCAACACACTCTTTAAATCGGCAGCAAGTCTTCAAGGGATAAACTCTTATGTTTTCACCTTTTATGTCTTCCTTATTGGCTTCATCTTCCTCTTACCATGCCTCTTTATCCTACACAG AAGAACAAGCATCCCACCCATCAAGATCTCCATCATTGGGAAAATATTTATGCTTAGTGTGCTCAT GTCAATATTTTCTACTCTCCTTCGCCCTAGTTGCTCAG GTGAGAGTGTTTTGTTACAACCTTTGCAGGCAAAGATATTGGTAGAGTATTCTGTAGAATTGATCCTAGTGTTTGTGTTGGGCATAAGTGGATTGGTTGTAGCTGGACTTGCTGCCTTAATCATGGCACATGATTTAGAAGCTTGGAAGCTAAGGCCTGATGTTGTTTTGGCCACTATACTATACATG GGGTTTTCTTCTGGATTCTTTAATGTCGTGGTACAAATTTGGGTGTTGCGATTGAAAGGTCCGGTATATGTAGCCATGTTCAAACCGTTAACAATTATTATAGCGGTGCTTATGGGTGTCTTGCTTCTTGGTGATTCACTATATCTTGGAAG TGTATTGGGTGGAAGCATAATAACAATAGGATTTTATGGGGTGGTTTGGGGGAAAGCCAAAGAGGATTTCGAAGGTGCCTTCTCCACTCAAACAACATCCACACCTCTGCTCGAACCACATGATGCTTTGGAACAAG GTGAAACATTCGGAGATCCCACCTTATACAGGTCATTGGTTGGAGCTCTCCAATACCTAACTATCATTCGTCCCGATATCGCCTATGCCGTAAATCAAGTAAGTCAGTTTCTACAGAACCCCACAACTGATCACTTTCAGCATGTCAAACGCATACTCAGATATGTTAAAGGTACCATTGATTTTGGGATCACCTTTCGCCGCGCAACTTCATCCAACATTCTTGGCTATTCAGTTGCTGATTGGGCCCGTTGTATTGAAACACACCGATCAACTTATGGATATTCCATCTTACTTGGAGGCAATCTTGTTTCATGGAGTGCCAAGAAACAACCAAGTGTAGCACGCTCTAGTTGTGAATCTGAGTATCGCGCTATGACAAATACCGCTGCAGAAATTGTTTGGGTTACTCACCTTCTCAGGGAACTGCATGCCCTTCCACCTGATCGTCCCACCATACTTTGTGACAATCAAAGTGCCATATTTTTAAGTCATAATCCCATTGCTCATAAACGTGCTAAACATATAGACATAGATTAG
- the LOC110912566 gene encoding WAT1-related protein At4g15540 isoform X5, with translation MGVEERGKVIYKDVLPFAGMVMVELMLVGGNTLFKSAASLQGINSYVFTFYVFLIGFIFLLPCLFILHRRTSIPPIKISIIGKIFMLSVLMYLSQIFGYVGLKYASPTLSSIMSNLSPAFTFVLAFFFRSIFSTLLRPSCSGESVLLQPLQAKILVEYSVELILVFVLGISGLVVAGLAALIMAHDLEAWKLRPDVVLATILYMGFSSGFFNVVVQIWVLRLKGPVYVAMFKPLTIIIAVLMGVLLLGDSLYLGSVLGGSIITIGFYGVVWGKAKEDFEGAFSTQTTSTPLLEPHDALEQGETFGDPTLYRSLVGALQYLTIIRPDIAYAVNQVSQFLQNPTTDHFQHVKRILRYVKGTIDFGITFRRATSSNILGYSVADWARCIETHRSTYGYSILLGGNLVSWSAKKQPSVARSSCESEYRAMTNTAAEIVWVTHLLRELHALPPDRPTILCDNQSAIFLSHNPIAHKRAKHIDID, from the exons atgggtGTTGAAGAGAGAGGGAAAGTGATCTATAAAGATGTACTGCCATTTGCAGGGATGGTGATGGTGGAGTTGATGCTAGTAGGTGGCAACACACTCTTTAAATCGGCAGCAAGTCTTCAAGGGATAAACTCTTATGTTTTCACCTTTTATGTCTTCCTTATTGGCTTCATCTTCCTCTTACCATGCCTCTTTATCCTACACAG AAGAACAAGCATCCCACCCATCAAGATCTCCATCATTGGGAAAATATTTATGCTTAGTGTGCTCAT GTACTTGTCACAAATATTTGGATATGTTGGTCTCAAGTATGCTTCTCCAACTCTATCATCGATCATGAGCAACCTATCACCTGCTTTTACCTTTGTGCTTGCATTCTTTTTCAG GTCAATATTTTCTACTCTCCTTCGCCCTAGTTGCTCAG GTGAGAGTGTTTTGTTACAACCTTTGCAGGCAAAGATATTGGTAGAGTATTCTGTAGAATTGATCCTAGTGTTTGTGTTGGGCATAAGTGGATTGGTTGTAGCTGGACTTGCTGCCTTAATCATGGCACATGATTTAGAAGCTTGGAAGCTAAGGCCTGATGTTGTTTTGGCCACTATACTATACATG GGGTTTTCTTCTGGATTCTTTAATGTCGTGGTACAAATTTGGGTGTTGCGATTGAAAGGTCCGGTATATGTAGCCATGTTCAAACCGTTAACAATTATTATAGCGGTGCTTATGGGTGTCTTGCTTCTTGGTGATTCACTATATCTTGGAAG TGTATTGGGTGGAAGCATAATAACAATAGGATTTTATGGGGTGGTTTGGGGGAAAGCCAAAGAGGATTTCGAAGGTGCCTTCTCCACTCAAACAACATCCACACCTCTGCTCGAACCACATGATGCTTTGGAACAAG GTGAAACATTCGGAGATCCCACCTTATACAGGTCATTGGTTGGAGCTCTCCAATACCTAACTATCATTCGTCCCGATATCGCCTATGCCGTAAATCAAGTAAGTCAGTTTCTACAGAACCCCACAACTGATCACTTTCAGCATGTCAAACGCATACTCAGATATGTTAAAGGTACCATTGATTTTGGGATCACCTTTCGCCGCGCAACTTCATCCAACATTCTTGGCTATTCAGTTGCTGATTGGGCCCGTTGTATTGAAACACACCGATCAACTTATGGATATTCCATCTTACTTGGAGGCAATCTTGTTTCATGGAGTGCCAAGAAACAACCAAGTGTAGCACGCTCTAGTTGTGAATCTGAGTATCGCGCTATGACAAATACCGCTGCAGAAATTGTTTGGGTTACTCACCTTCTCAGGGAACTGCATGCCCTTCCACCTGATCGTCCCACCATACTTTGTGACAATCAAAGTGCCATATTTTTAAGTCATAATCCCATTGCTCATAAACGTGCTAAACATATAGACATAGATTAG
- the LOC110912566 gene encoding WAT1-related protein At5g40240 isoform X4: MGVEERGKVIYKDVLPFAGMVMVELMLVGGNTLFKSAASLQGINSYVFTFYVFLIGFIFLLPCLFILHRTSIPPIKISIIGKIFMLSVLMMEKVHLRSYTSLAKILGTLLSISGAIIATVYSGQMLLSTSMNKDWIIGGILLAGQYFLLSFALVAQAKILVEYSVELILVFVLGISGLVVAGLAALIMAHDLEAWKLRPDVVLATILYMGFSSGFFNVVVQIWVLRLKGPVYVAMFKPLTIIIAVLMGVLLLGDSLYLGSVLGGSIITIGFYGVVWGKAKEDFEGAFSTQTTSTPLLEPHDALEQGETFGDPTLYRSLVGALQYLTIIRPDIAYAVNQVSQFLQNPTTDHFQHVKRILRYVKGTIDFGITFRRATSSNILGYSVADWARCIETHRSTYGYSILLGGNLVSWSAKKQPSVARSSCESEYRAMTNTAAEIVWVTHLLRELHALPPDRPTILCDNQSAIFLSHNPIAHKRAKHIDID; this comes from the exons atgggtGTTGAAGAGAGAGGGAAAGTGATCTATAAAGATGTACTGCCATTTGCAGGGATGGTGATGGTGGAGTTGATGCTAGTAGGTGGCAACACACTCTTTAAATCGGCAGCAAGTCTTCAAGGGATAAACTCTTATGTTTTCACCTTTTATGTCTTCCTTATTGGCTTCATCTTCCTCTTACCATGCCTCTTTATCCTACACAG AACAAGCATCCCACCCATCAAGATCTCCATCATTGGGAAAATATTTATGCTTAGTGTGCTCAT GATGGAAAAGGTACATTTGCGAAGCTATACGAGCTTGGCGAAAATTTTAGGAACACTGCTGTCGATATCAGGAGCGATTATAGCAACTGTTTATAGCGGTCAAATGCTTTTATCGACCTCAATGAACAAGGATTGGATTATTGGTGGCATTTTACTTGCAGGTCAATATTTTCTACTCTCCTTCGCCCTAGTTGCTCAG GCAAAGATATTGGTAGAGTATTCTGTAGAATTGATCCTAGTGTTTGTGTTGGGCATAAGTGGATTGGTTGTAGCTGGACTTGCTGCCTTAATCATGGCACATGATTTAGAAGCTTGGAAGCTAAGGCCTGATGTTGTTTTGGCCACTATACTATACATG GGGTTTTCTTCTGGATTCTTTAATGTCGTGGTACAAATTTGGGTGTTGCGATTGAAAGGTCCGGTATATGTAGCCATGTTCAAACCGTTAACAATTATTATAGCGGTGCTTATGGGTGTCTTGCTTCTTGGTGATTCACTATATCTTGGAAG TGTATTGGGTGGAAGCATAATAACAATAGGATTTTATGGGGTGGTTTGGGGGAAAGCCAAAGAGGATTTCGAAGGTGCCTTCTCCACTCAAACAACATCCACACCTCTGCTCGAACCACATGATGCTTTGGAACAAG GTGAAACATTCGGAGATCCCACCTTATACAGGTCATTGGTTGGAGCTCTCCAATACCTAACTATCATTCGTCCCGATATCGCCTATGCCGTAAATCAAGTAAGTCAGTTTCTACAGAACCCCACAACTGATCACTTTCAGCATGTCAAACGCATACTCAGATATGTTAAAGGTACCATTGATTTTGGGATCACCTTTCGCCGCGCAACTTCATCCAACATTCTTGGCTATTCAGTTGCTGATTGGGCCCGTTGTATTGAAACACACCGATCAACTTATGGATATTCCATCTTACTTGGAGGCAATCTTGTTTCATGGAGTGCCAAGAAACAACCAAGTGTAGCACGCTCTAGTTGTGAATCTGAGTATCGCGCTATGACAAATACCGCTGCAGAAATTGTTTGGGTTACTCACCTTCTCAGGGAACTGCATGCCCTTCCACCTGATCGTCCCACCATACTTTGTGACAATCAAAGTGCCATATTTTTAAGTCATAATCCCATTGCTCATAAACGTGCTAAACATATAGACATAGATTAG
- the LOC110912566 gene encoding WAT1-related protein At4g15540 isoform X2 — protein sequence MGVEERGKVIYKDVLPFAGMVMVELMLVGGNTLFKSAASLQGINSYVFTFYVFLIGFIFLLPCLFILHRTSIPPIKISIIGKIFMLSVLMYLSQIFGYVGLKYASPTLSSIMSNLSPAFTFVLAFFFRMEKVHLRSYTSLAKILGTLLSISGAIIATVYSGQMLLSTSMNKDWIIGGILLAGQYFLLSFALVAQAKILVEYSVELILVFVLGISGLVVAGLAALIMAHDLEAWKLRPDVVLATILYMGFSSGFFNVVVQIWVLRLKGPVYVAMFKPLTIIIAVLMGVLLLGDSLYLGSVLGGSIITIGFYGVVWGKAKEDFEGAFSTQTTSTPLLEPHDALEQGETFGDPTLYRSLVGALQYLTIIRPDIAYAVNQVSQFLQNPTTDHFQHVKRILRYVKGTIDFGITFRRATSSNILGYSVADWARCIETHRSTYGYSILLGGNLVSWSAKKQPSVARSSCESEYRAMTNTAAEIVWVTHLLRELHALPPDRPTILCDNQSAIFLSHNPIAHKRAKHIDID from the exons atgggtGTTGAAGAGAGAGGGAAAGTGATCTATAAAGATGTACTGCCATTTGCAGGGATGGTGATGGTGGAGTTGATGCTAGTAGGTGGCAACACACTCTTTAAATCGGCAGCAAGTCTTCAAGGGATAAACTCTTATGTTTTCACCTTTTATGTCTTCCTTATTGGCTTCATCTTCCTCTTACCATGCCTCTTTATCCTACACAG AACAAGCATCCCACCCATCAAGATCTCCATCATTGGGAAAATATTTATGCTTAGTGTGCTCAT GTACTTGTCACAAATATTTGGATATGTTGGTCTCAAGTATGCTTCTCCAACTCTATCATCGATCATGAGCAACCTATCACCTGCTTTTACCTTTGTGCTTGCATTCTTTTTCAG GATGGAAAAGGTACATTTGCGAAGCTATACGAGCTTGGCGAAAATTTTAGGAACACTGCTGTCGATATCAGGAGCGATTATAGCAACTGTTTATAGCGGTCAAATGCTTTTATCGACCTCAATGAACAAGGATTGGATTATTGGTGGCATTTTACTTGCAGGTCAATATTTTCTACTCTCCTTCGCCCTAGTTGCTCAG GCAAAGATATTGGTAGAGTATTCTGTAGAATTGATCCTAGTGTTTGTGTTGGGCATAAGTGGATTGGTTGTAGCTGGACTTGCTGCCTTAATCATGGCACATGATTTAGAAGCTTGGAAGCTAAGGCCTGATGTTGTTTTGGCCACTATACTATACATG GGGTTTTCTTCTGGATTCTTTAATGTCGTGGTACAAATTTGGGTGTTGCGATTGAAAGGTCCGGTATATGTAGCCATGTTCAAACCGTTAACAATTATTATAGCGGTGCTTATGGGTGTCTTGCTTCTTGGTGATTCACTATATCTTGGAAG TGTATTGGGTGGAAGCATAATAACAATAGGATTTTATGGGGTGGTTTGGGGGAAAGCCAAAGAGGATTTCGAAGGTGCCTTCTCCACTCAAACAACATCCACACCTCTGCTCGAACCACATGATGCTTTGGAACAAG GTGAAACATTCGGAGATCCCACCTTATACAGGTCATTGGTTGGAGCTCTCCAATACCTAACTATCATTCGTCCCGATATCGCCTATGCCGTAAATCAAGTAAGTCAGTTTCTACAGAACCCCACAACTGATCACTTTCAGCATGTCAAACGCATACTCAGATATGTTAAAGGTACCATTGATTTTGGGATCACCTTTCGCCGCGCAACTTCATCCAACATTCTTGGCTATTCAGTTGCTGATTGGGCCCGTTGTATTGAAACACACCGATCAACTTATGGATATTCCATCTTACTTGGAGGCAATCTTGTTTCATGGAGTGCCAAGAAACAACCAAGTGTAGCACGCTCTAGTTGTGAATCTGAGTATCGCGCTATGACAAATACCGCTGCAGAAATTGTTTGGGTTACTCACCTTCTCAGGGAACTGCATGCCCTTCCACCTGATCGTCCCACCATACTTTGTGACAATCAAAGTGCCATATTTTTAAGTCATAATCCCATTGCTCATAAACGTGCTAAACATATAGACATAGATTAG
- the LOC110912566 gene encoding uncharacterized protein LOC110912566 isoform X6, giving the protein MPLSSEFIIFVTSCVHLSKDLILWRNLAGSSRGYVINYQPLVMLFLTPISYIGSLLVSVLITSVLRRLSGPLVHPLHSKIWSLRPKAMRSLSVNFSLITVLLWRLWLSPPVPLVVVDVETIVVTATIEEAETTVVVVEIMVFVIITGTPMVLVIRVNCVASMVMSLVRVLPMCRIPPVKPILQTRFRRNVKLIPTMLVGMLTPGLPIIRLNLLDRETRQVLAQGRCENGLYVLNQDHQALSAVSINKASYELWHSRLGHVSNDVIKLLNKTGLVQVTSILPKPIVCSSCQMSKAQKLPFDLNPKRALFPLDLVHCDLWRPSPITSHEGYRYYVAFVDDFSRFTWLYPLHTKAMFSTILTTFITFVQTQFSRKIKVFQSDGGTEFVNNQVKKIFQDNGTFHRLSCPYIPQQNGRVERKHRHIIETGLAMMFNAKVPSSYWVEAFSSAVLSQTQHLQTRILLRRSNILLLVVFV; this is encoded by the exons ATGCCTCTGTCGAGCGAGTTCATAATATTCGTGACAAGCTGCGTTCACTTGTCAAAGGATCTGATTCTGTGGCGGAATTTGGCCGGAAGTTCAAGGGGTTATGTGATCAACTATCAGCCATTGGTCATGCTGTTTCTGACTCCGATAAGTTACATTGGTTCACTGCTGGTCTCGGTGTTGATTACATCAGTTTTACGTCGATTGTCAGGGCCTCTCGTCCATCCCCTTCATTCCAAGATTTGGTCGCTCAGGCCGAAAGCCATGAGGTCCTTGTCCGTGAACTTCAGTCTTATAACAGTTCTTCTATGGCGTTTGTGGCTCAGTCCTCCCGTCCCCCTCGTCGTGGTGGACGTGGAGACAATCGTGGTTACCGCAACTATCGAGGAGGCAGAAACAACCGTGGTGGTCGTGGAAATAATGGTTTTCGTTATAATAACAGGAACTCCTATGGTCCTAGTCATCCGTGTCAATTGTGTGGCCTCCATGGTCATGTCGCTAGTTCGTGTCCTTCCCATGTGTCGTATCCCACCAGTGAAGCCCATCTTGCAAACTCGTTTCAGGCGCAATGTCAAATTAATCCCAACAATGCTAGTTGGTATGCTGACTCCGGGGCTACCGATCATAAGACTCAATCTACTG GATCGGGAAACGAGGCAGGTCCTGGCTCAAGGAAGATGTGAGAACGGGCTTTATGTGTTGAATCAAGATCATCAAGCTCTAAGTGCTGTTTCTATAAATAAAGCATCATATGAATTATGGCATAGCCGTTTAGGACATGTGTCCAATGATGTTATTAAGCTATTAAATAAAACCGGATTAGTGCAAGTCACATCCATTTTGCCTAAACCCATTGTTTGTTCCTCGTGTCAAATGTCCAAAGCACAAAAATTGCCATTTGATCTTAATCCAAAACGAGCACTCTTTCCTCTCGACTTAGTTCATTGTGATTTGTGGAGACCATCACCTATCACCTCTCATGAAGGCTATCGGTATTATGTTGCCTttgttgatgatttttccagGTTCACGTGGCTATACCCGCTACACACCAAAGCAATGTTCTCGACTATTTTAACTACTTTTATTACTTTTGTTCAAACTCAGTTCTCGAGAAAAATCAAGGTCTTCCAAAGTGATGGTGGAACGGAATTTGTTAATAATCAAGTTAAAAAGATATTCCAAGACAATGGAACGTTTCATAGACTCTCGTGTCCTTACATTCCTCAACAAAACGGACGCGTGGAACGAAAACATCGTCACATTATTGAAACTGGACTTGCCATGATGTTCAATGCTAAAGTACCCTCGTCATATTGGGTTGAAGCTTTTAGCTCAGCG GTTCTGTCACAAACACAACACCTCCAAACGAGAATCCTGTTGAGAAGGTCCAACATTCTGCTCCTTGTGGTCTTTGTTTAG